The Pseudodesulfovibrio cashew genomic sequence GGGCGAAAAAGTCGTCCTACCGGCCGGGAGCGGGCAGAAAATTGAGGATTTTTGTTGCAGACGCTATTTTTTGACTTCCCCTCATTTGCGCTAGCGTGTAAAGGGAGGAAATACTTTCGCGTTCAATTGTTGATAAACCCATCTGATAAAACGTAGGAGAGACAGAATGACCAAAGCAGAACTCGTTGCCAAAATTGCCGAGAAAAACGGCACTTCCAAAGCCCAGGCCGAAGCTTCCATGAATGCCATTCTCGATATCATCACGGATGAGCTGGCCGCTGGCAACAAGCTGACCCTTACCGGCTTCGGCACCTTCAGCGTGTCCGAGCGCAAGGCTCGCACCGGCCGCAACCCCCGCACTGGCGCCGAGATCAAGATCCCGGCCACCAAGGTTGCCCAGTTCAAGCCCGGCAAGGTTCTGAAAGAAGCTGTCAAATAGTTTCCGTCCGCATGGACATAGAAAAGACCCCGCCTCATTTCGGCGGGGTCTTTTTTTATTCGTCTGTTGTGAGGACCTGCAACACCGTGCTATTCTTGCATCAAATCTGGAAACAAGCGCCGGGGAGGCATGATGAGTCAGTTGACGCTGCTGTTGGAGAAGATGGGGGAGCTGGAAGAGGAGTTGACACGGGAGTTGGCCCGAAAGCAGGAAAAGTGGCGTTTCACCATCGAGCGCAAGAAGGTCCGTTTCAGCGAAGAGGTCAGGGCGCGGCACCGCGAACTGTTGTCCAAATTTTCGGACTATGTCTATGATTCCGGATTCTTCATTGTCCTTACCGTGCCCGTTATCTGGGCGGCGCTGGTCCCCGTTCTGTTTCTCGACGCGGTTGTCTGCGTCTACCAGCTTGTCTGTTTTCCGGTATACGGCATCCCGCGCGTCAAACGGAGCGACTACGTGGTCATGGATCGCCACTCGCTTCAGTACCTCAACTGGCTGGAGAAGCTTAATTGTGCTTATTGCGGCTATTTCAACGGGCTCATGAGCTTTGTCCGTGAGGTAGCGGCCCGCACCGAGCAGTATTGGTGTCCGGTCCGGCACGCCCGTCCGGTGAAGTCGGTCCACAGTCGCTACAAGACCTTTTTCGACTACGGCGACGCCCAGGGCTACCGCGATGGATTGGCCCGCGTCAGGCGTGAATATGACGACGTGCGCTAGGGGGTGAACTCATGGCTGACGCACCAAGATCCTATTGTGAGTATGTCGCGGGTCTCGAAAGGGACAACCTGCACCGCATCTATCACGACACGGCCTACGGCTTTCCGCTGGACGATGACAACGCCCTGTTTGAGCGGCTCATCCTGGAGATAAACCAGGCCGGGCTGAGTTGGGACCTCATGCTCAGGAAGCAGGAGAATTTTCGTGCGGCGTATGACGGTTTCGACATTGCCGCCGTGGCCGCTTACGGCGAGGCGGAGCGGGAGCGACTTCTGAATGACGCAGGAATCGTCCGCAACCGGCTCAAGGTCGGCGCGGCTATCCACAACGCAAACGTCATCCTGGGACTGCAACGGGAGCACTGCTCCTTCAAGGCCTGGCTGGATCAATGCCATCCGCTGTCCAAGGCGGACTGGACCAAGTTGTTCAAGAAGACCTTCAAGTTTACCGGTGGCGAGATCGTGGGCGAGTTCCTGATGAGCTGTGGCTACCTGCCTGGTGCGCACGTCGAGGACTGTCCTGTGCATGCGGAGATTTTAGAACTGGAGCCGCCGTGGACGCGCAAATAGGCGCAAGCGGAAGGAATTCGCTCTTTCGTTGTCTCCAGCCGAAAAATACGCTACTCCTCGCCGACAAATGGAGAAAACAGTATGGATGAAAATGTCATAGCCGATCTGAAGCTCGCTTTTGCCTGCGACCTCTACGAAACCGTCAAGGCCGCCCGGAAGAACCGGGACGAGAGTGTATTCCGTCACACCATGGCCGACGAAGACGGACAGATGGTCTTTGCCTCGGTTTTTCCCAAGAAGGACGTTCTGGAGATCCCCGACCTGACCGGGGAGTTCGCTTCCAGGCTCAAGACGTTCAACCTCCTGGGCGTGATCACGGACGGCAAGAGCGGTCTGGATGTGTTCTACCTGGGCGGCCTGAACAAGCCGTTCACTTCGCTCACCGATGCCAGAGACATCGACGGCATATTGGAGGAGGAGGCCCTGGCCGCCTTCCTGCAACTCTATTTCAAGGTCAAGGGTGTCATGATCGACATCTCCCGAATGAACCATGAGGAGTTTCTCCAGGCCGTGGAGAGCGAGGTCTTCAAAAACACTTCGTTCGCCGAGATGCAGGAGATAGGCGCGCTGCTCGACGAGTTTGAGCAGTAGGTCGGAAAATGAAACGATTAAAGGGGACGTCCTGGCGGGCGTCCCCTTTTTTTGCGGTAAAATCGGGTCGGGCGTCAGCCCCCGGCTTCTTCCAGGGTCCGTTTCACGGCCATGTCCAGCATGGCCGTGTGCAGGCGGATGGAGATGGATTCGCTCTGTTCCACGTTTTCCACCAGTTCGCGTAGCTTGTCCACGGCCTCCAGACTGGCTGTGACCACCATCTCGCTTGGCTCCAACGTGCATTGGCGAATGCGCTCAAGCACATTCTCCAGATCATGGGAAAGCTTCTCTATGGTGAAGAGCTCGAGCAGGTTGGCCCCGGCTTTGACCGAGTGGGCGTCGCGAAAGATGGAATTGACCAGTCGAGTGTCGCACTCCCGACGTTGTTCCAGCGTCAGGAGGCCTGATTCGATGGAGTCCAGTCTTTCCAAGGTTTCCTCGAGGTAGATCTCGAGGACGTCGTCACGTTGAGTCAAACGAAATATCCTTATATTCGACCATGAATCAGCTTCATGGCTTCCTCCGGAATGGTGTGCAGGTCGGGCTTGGTTATCTGCAGGTCTGCACCCACGGAGTCACCCTTGTGCTTGAGTTCCTTGGTGATGATGGAAGAGTACAGGATGACCGGGAGCTTTTGCAAGACCGGATCTTCCTTGATGTTCTTGGTAAGGCTGAAGCCATCCATGAGCGGCATCTCAATGTCGGAGACCACGAGGTCGACGTATTCGGTGATGTCCTTGCCCTCCGCTTCGGCCTGTGCCTTCAGGGCGAAGATCTTCTGGTAGGCTTCGTTGCCGTTGTTGGTGATTATGGGCTTGAATCCTGCATCGGCCAAGCTCTTTTCCACCATCATGCGGATTGTGGCGGAGTCGTCGGCCACCAGAATTTTGTATTCCCTGTCCGTCATGGGCACGTCGTTGCTTTCGGGCTGGGGGTCAATCTGCGTCAGGATGGTTTCCAGGTCGAGAAGCTGGATGAACCGCTCGCCCTTGTCGACCAGGCCGACGATGGCGTCCGTGGATTGGGAGATGACGCTGGTGGGCGGGATCACCTCGCCCCATCCCACGCGGTGAATTTCGGTGACGCCGGAGACCAGGAACCCGGTCACCGTCTTGGAGAATTCCGTAACAATGACGATGTCGCGCTCGGTCTTGGGCATGTTCAGTTCAAGCCAGACCGACAGGTCCAGCACGGGCAGGATCAGGTCGCGCAGGGGGATGGTTCCCATGAACGAGGGATGGGGGGCTGATTCCGGCGGTTCGAGGTTGGGCGTTTCGATGACCTGCATGACCTTGGCCACGTTGATGCCGAAATAGTTCTTGACCTCCTCGCCGTTGTCCAAGACCTCGACGATATAAAATTCAAGAATTTCAAGCTCGTTTGTGCCTGTTTCCAGCAGTATGCCGGTGTCGATTGCGCTCTTGCTCACGATGTTTCCCCCGTTGCTCGTTTCCCGTTGGTATAAAGGATGTTTCTTGAAGTATCTATATCCCGCCCCCCTCTTTGTGTCCACGATATTGGGTTGTATGCCGTAAATTTATAATGCCTCCGATGTGTTCCGCAACTTCGGGACGCGGTCCTTGACTCTCCCGGCAAGGCCATGCACAAGGAAATCATGGGAACTGCCGCAATGATCTAACCGGAGAACGCGATGCACGAAACGGATATGCCCAACCCATCGGAAATTCAAAAGAAAGTTGCAAACAGGCTAGAAAAGTCCGCCGAAGAACTCATTCCGTGGTTCTTGAGCGAGATGCCGGAATACTATTTCCGGACTCACGGGGAGGAGGAACAGGTCCAGCACATCATGGCTCTGGTCTCCGGCATGGTCCGCACCGAGAAACAGTCCATGGTGCTCCATTCGCCCTGCGGCACCATGGTTACCCACATTACGCCAGGCGGCGATATGCGGGCCCTGGCGGGCGTTCTTGCCAAGTACCGGGACAAGGACATTCAGATAGCCCGCATCTACTCCAGCAGGGATGACTCCATCAGGCTGGACACGCTTATTTTCGGCCCCAAGGCCAGGTGCTCCGCCGGGGCGGACCTTGATCGGGCTCTGGCCATGGCCCGCGGTGGAGCCGTTGAGGTCGGGGCGAGCGAGGTCGAGGCGTTCGAGCGATTCCTGTCGCAGGCAACCGAGGATTACATAGAGAAATTCGACCCCGACAGGGCGGTACGCCATTTTCGCGCATGCAATTGCGTGGAGCATCGCGAGCGTGTGTTCGTCGAACTGGAAAAGGACGTTCATCCCGGTTTTGATCGCGTCTCCGTGGCCATGTCCAATCCTCCGCGCAAAGGGCTGCTCCTTCGCGTGGTCAACGTCTTCGCCCGTGAGGACATTCCTGTTGACCGCGCCTATTCCGACGAGTTCGAACCGGACGGAAAGCCGTCTATGGTTGTCATGAGCTTCTATCTGGATCGCTCCCGCATTGATCTTGAAGCCGATTCGGAGCAGTGGCGCCGCCTGGAGCGGCAACTGCGGCTGACCAAGTGGTTCGCCTTCCACGGTCTGGAGGCTCTGGCCGAGGAAGAAGGATGGGAACTGGGCCAGGTCATGCTCATGCAGGCGGCGGGCGAGTTCGCCCATCAGTTCCTCATTCGTGAGAATATGCACGCCTACACCTCCAGCCGGATCACCTACGCCCTGCTCAAGCACCGGGACATCGCCGAATTGCTCATGAAGTACTTCAACGCCCGGCTCAACCCGGATTTCCGGGGCGACAGGGAGCGCGCGCGGGTGGAGGCCCGTCGGGCCGTTCGGGAGGCCCTGCGCCAGGTGGACAGCGCGGTCAATCGGCGCATCCTCACCTACATTTACCGATTCATCCGTTTCACCCTTCGGACAAACTACTATCTCCCGGACAAGCTTGGCCTGAGTTTCCGGCTCGACCCGCTCATTCTCGCACCCATGCCCAGGAGCCAGCGGCCCTTCGGCATCTACTGCTTTCACGGCCCGTATTCCTTCGCCTTCCAGGTCCGCTACCGCGACACGGCCAGGGGCGGAGTGCGTGTGGTACGCACCTGGTCCCAGGATCATTTCGAGGTGGAGTCCAACCGTCTCTTCGACGAGGTGACCAAGCTCGCTTCGGCCCAGCAGTTCAAGAACAAGGATATCCCCGAGGGCGGCTCCAAGGCCGTCATCCTCCTCGGCCCCGAGGCGGACGTGGACCTGGCGGTCAAGTCCATGATCGACTCCTTCCTCGACCTGCTGGTCGTGCCCGAGGGAGCGGAGGGATATGTCCAGCCCGGCATCGTGGACTACCTGAACCGCGAGGAGCTGATCTATCTGGGGCCGGACGAGAACATCACCCCGTCCCACATCGAATGGATTGCGGAGCGGGCTCTCATGCGGGGCTACAAGCGGCCGAGCGCCTTCATGTCCTCCAAGCCGGGAGCGGGCATTGCCCACAAGGAATACGGTGTGACCAGCGAAGGCGTCATAGTCTTTGCCGAGGAGTTGCTCAGGACGCTGGGCATCGACCCCCGCAGCGAGCCGTTTACGGTCAAACTCACGGGCGGTCCCGCCGGGGATGTGGCCTCCAATGTGATGAAAATTCTCATTCGCGAGTACGGCGACAATGCCCGTATCGTTGCCATGAGCGACGGCCATGGCGCGGTGCACGATCCAGACGGCATGGATCATGGAGAGCTGCTCCGGCTCATTCGGGGCGGGTTGCGGACTCACAACTTCGACAAGGCCCTGTTGCGGGGAGAGGGGGCCATCGCCGTGTCCACGGAGGACCCGGACGGCGTCCGCGTCCGCAATGAACTGCACAACACCGTGGTGGCGGACCTGTTCATCCCTTCGGGGGGAAGACCCGACACCATCAACATGTCCAACTGGAAGAAGTTCCTGCAGAAGGGCGGCGAACCGTCAGCACGGGGCGTGGTCGAGGGCGCCAATATCTTTATCTCCGCTGACGCTCGGGCCGAGCTGGAAAAGGCGGGGGTCCTGGTCATCCCCGGTCCTTCGGCCAACAAGACCGGAGTGATTTGCTCGTCCTACGAGATCCTGGCAGGGCTGATCCTGAGCGAAGCCGAGTTCCTGGAGATCAAGGGAGACTATGTGACCCAGCTTCTGGCCATCCTGCGCAGCCGGGCACGGAGTGAGGCCAAGGTGCTCATGCACGAGTACAAGTTGGCCGGTGGCATACGCACCATCACCGAGCTCTCCTACGAGTTGTCGGAATCCATCAACGCCCTGGGCGACCGGGTGGCCGCAGTGCTGGAGGAGAGTGTGGACAAGGTGGAGGATGATCCCAGGCTGTGCGACGTGCTGCTCGCCTATTGCCCGGATGTTCTGGTAGAGAGATATCGTGAGCGGATCATTGCGGACCTGCCGCGACGTCACCAGCTCGCCCTGATCGCCGCCTCGGTGGCCGCCCGGATGCATTACCACGAAGGGATGGGGTGGGCTAATCGGTTGCTGACGATCAGGGATGTCCCGTCCGTCATCTTCAACTACCTTGAAGAGGAAAAGGAGATGGCCGCTATTCTTGCTGAAATACGGGGAAGTGAATTGGAGAATAAAGAAAATTTGCTTGAAATACTGTATTTTGCAGGAAGGAAGTATCTCACGCTGCATCGGCTCGGATTGACCTGATCATGGGCGTGTTTTTGTTTTGGAAAAAAGTGATTGAAAAAGATTCTCAAATTAACTAGGATTCATTCCTGATAAGAAGCCAACCCATTAAGGAGTAATAGACATGACTGAACGCACCGGAGCCGCTACTTTTCAAGGCAATCCCCTGACCCTGGTCGGTCCTGAAATCAAAGTGGGCGATGCCGCCCCTGACTTTGCCCTGGCCGCCAATGACCTTTCTCCCGCCACCCTTGCCGACTATGCCGGAAAAGTCCTGGTTATCGCCGCTGTCCCTTCCCTGGACACCCCGGTCTGCGACATGGAAACCCGCCGGTTCAACACCGAGGCCGCAGCCCTTGGCAACGCGGTCAAGATTCTGACCGTGTCCATGGACCTGCCTTTCGCCCAGGCCCGCTGGTGCGGGGCCGCCGGAGTAGAGGCGGTCCAAACTCTGTCCGATCACAAGGACGCTTCCTTCGGCGAAGGGTGGGGCACCCTGATCAAGGAGCTTCGCCTGCTCACCCGCGCCGTGTTCGTCGTGGGCAAGGACGGCAAGGTAGCCTATGTGCAGTACCTTTCCGAGATTACGGAAGAACCCGATTATGACGCCGCACTTGAAGCCGTCCGCAGTCTGATCTAGCGGGCGTAAACGACGTTTCAGGCCGTCCCGTATGAACGGGGCGGCCTTATGACAGCCGGGAGATCCCGGTTGCTCCTATGCCGCTAAGGTTGATGTTGCGGATAGGGAGTACGCTCCGGACTTGTCCTTTTGCGCTTTGCATTTGAACTTCTTCCGGCAGCTGACTGGAATGGTTCGGCCTGCATTCGGAGCTTGCCTCGCATAAGCGGGGCATTTTTTTGTCTTATGGCATTGAGAGGCTGTTTGGTGTGGGGTGGGGAAGGAATTCCAGACTTGGCAAGTTTAGAAAATATCTATCTGTAATAGTTGTATTTATATTTTTATTTTGACTCCCGTCCCAGGGGTGAGTCTTGACAGTCATATGACTAAAGGGTACATAAGTAAAAAATGTGCAACTACTCATGTGAGGTATCATGGCCAACCTAGCTTGCAGTGACACTGCAAAACATACCGAAAACGTTTCCATGGTCAGGAGCGGCATGCTCTCCGAGCGGGAATTCCTGTTCATGGCCGAGCTGTTCAAGGCGTTGGGGGATTATACCCGCGTCCGGATTCTGTATGCGCTTTCCATCCATGAGCTGTGCGTGTGCGCTTTGGCCGAGGTGCTGGATATGTCCCAGTCCGCCATTTCCCACCAACTCCGGCTGCTGCGCGCGGCCAAGCTGGTGCGCTATCGCAAGGAAGGCAAGAACGTTTTTTACGCCCTTGATGACGACCACGTGCGTAACCTGGTCACCCAGGGGCTGGAGCATATTCACGAGGAGGGCTAGGCCCCTCCTTTTTTTTGGAGAATTGTGTGAATACATACTCAGTTATGACGACAATCAAAAGAGTGCGCCATGGTTGATGTGTTGTTGAATGTGATCCTTGCCACCTGGGAGGTTCTGGTCGAGGCTGGTCCCTACGTCCTGTTCGGCTTCTTTGTGGCCGGGCTGCTCAAGGCGTACGTGCCGGACACGTTCATGGCCCGGCATCTGGGCCGCAATACCTTGTGGTCAGTGGTCAAGGCCGCCGTCATCGGCGTGCCTCTGCCGCTGTGCTCCTGCGGCGTGCTGCCCACGGCGCTCGGGTTGCGCCGGCAGGGAGCCAGCAAGGGGGCGACCACCGCGTTCATGATCGCAACACCGGAAACCGGGGTGGATTCCATGGCCGTGACCTATGCGCTCATCGACCCGATCATGACCGTGGTCAGGCCCGTGGCAGCGTCGATTACTGCTATAGTGGCGGGTGTCCTGGTCAATGCCTTTCCCGAGCGGGAACCCGAACCGTTGCCCATGGACGGGCTTACGATGTCGGGTGGACTTGGGCATATGCATGAACATGAACACGAGGGGTGCGGCTGCTCCGGCGGGCATTGCGGCGCGGACGGCAAGCCCACGGTCTACGGCAAGTTTCTGTCTGGAATGGACTACGCATTCGGAGAGATGATCAGCGACATCGGGCGATGGCTTCTGGTGGGCGCGCTCATAGCCGGGCTCATTTCCGCCTTCCTCCCGCCCGATCTGCTGGACGGCTATGTCGGGACCGGGTTCCACTCCTATCTGATCATGCTCGTTGTCGCGCTGCCCCTGTACGTCTGTGCCACGGCATCCACACCCATAGCCGCCTCGCTGCTGCTCAAGGGACTCTCCCCGGGCGCGGCCCTGGTCTTTCTGCTGGCAGGCCCCGCCACCAATGGCGCGACCATCACGGTGATGCTCAAGGCGCTGGGCAAGCGGGCGGCGTCCCTCTACGTCTTGTCCATAGTCCTGTGTTCCCTGGCGCTGGCCTACGTGGTCGACGCGTTGTACGCGGCCCTTGGATTGGACATCACCGCCGTGGTCTCCGGGGTAAACGAGACCCTGCCTCACTGGGTGGGAGTGGGAAGCGCGGTGCTGCTTCTGCTCCTTGTGGCTCGCAGTTTTCTGCACTCAGAAGGGGGCGGCTGAGGAAGCTAGCACCCCGCAGTTTGCGGAGTTGAAAATGGATAACGGACGGCCCGGTCATGCGGACGGGCCGTCTTTTCTTTCTTCCCCGCCCGTGCTACATAGCCGCCACGAAAATACGGGAGAGATCCAGATGAAGAAAATCGTGTGCGCCGTGGCGCTGGTCCTGGTCATGAGCCTTCCCGCCCTTGCCTCGGGCGAGAAAATCCGCTTCGGCATTTTGCCGGTGGTCGACACGCTGCCGCTTCAGGTGGCCGTGAGGGACGGTCTGTTCAAGGATCAGGGCCTTGACGTGGAGTTGGTCAGGTTCTCCTCGGCCCTGGAGCGCGACACGGCCATGCAGGCCGGACAGCTGGACGGTTACTTTGGTGATATCATCGCCACCTATCTGCTGATCAGCAAGAACGTGCCCATGCACATCGCGCTGACCTCCTGGCGCACGACTCCCGGGTATCCCATGTTCGGCATCGCCCAATCCCCGGCTGCGGCCGAGCGGGGGCTGGCCGACATGAAGGGAGCCAAACTCGGCCTTTCCAAGTCCACGATCATGGACTACCTGGCCGATCGCATCTGCAAGCGTCTCGGCGTCGCTCCTGATTATTTCTCCCAGGTGGAGATCAAGAAGGTTCCCATTCGGTTGCAGATGCTGATGACCAATCAGATCGACGCGGCCCTTTTGCCGGAGCCGCTGCTCTCCCTGTCCAGGCTCAAGGGCGGCAGCATCCTGGCCACTGCCGAGAATCTGGGTATGCCGCTCACGGTGCTCTGTCTGCATCGCAAGTATTTCAAGGACGGCGCCGATGCCTACATCGGGTTCGTCGCCGCTTACAAGGAAGCGGTCCGCCGCATAGCCAACAGCCCGGAAAAGTACAGGCCGCTCATGGCCGAGACCTGCCGCATTCCCAAACCGTTGGTCGCCGAGTTCCCCATTTATCCCTACCCCCAGCCTTCGCTGCCCACGCCCGAGGAGTTGGAGGATGTCCAGCAGTGGATGATGGAGAAGGGGCTGCTCAAGGAGGCTGTGCCTGAAGAACTGGTCTTGTCCCCCCTTATCCCGTAGATCATGCTGACAGCTGAGAATCTGGCCAAATCCTACGACGGCGAGGCCGTGCTGAGGGACGTCTCCTTTTCCCTCGACAGGGAGGAGACCTTGGCCGTGGTCGGCCCTTCGGGGTGCGGCAAGACGACCCTGCTCTATATCTTGAGCGGCCTGGCCGCACCGGATCAGGGCAGGGCGCTGCTTCACGGCAGCCCCATCACCCGGCCTACACCGGATATCTCCATTATCCTTCAGGACTACGGACTGTTGCCTTGGCGTACCGTCCTCGACAACGTCGCCCTCGGCCTCAAGGTGCAGGGCGTGCCAAAACGGGAGCGCCTGGAGCGGGCACGGGAGCAGTTGGCCGAGTTGGGCATCGCCGGACGCGATCAGGCCTATCCCGCCAATCTGTCCGGCGGCGAGCAGCAGCGGGTGGCCATCGCCCGTGCCTTTGTCACCCGTCCTCGGCTCATGTTGCTGGACGAGCCCTTTTCCTCCCTGGACGCCCTGACCCGCGAGCGCCTGCAGCACTCCATGCTCGACGTGTGGCAGCGGAACAAGGTCCCTTACGTGCTGGTCACCCACTCATTGGAAGAGGCCGTCATGCTCGGCAAACGGATCATGGTCATGTCTGGACGCCCGGCCAGCCCGGTGGCGGTTTTCGATAACCCCGGCTTCGGCGACGGCGACATCCTGAACACCGAATCGTGTTTCGCGCTGCTCAAGGAGCTGCGGCGCACCGTGGAGGACCTGTGGTGAGCTGGATGCATTCCCTGTTGCGTTACGGGCTGGTGGTCCTGTGCATAGGTCTGCTCTGGAAGGGAGCGGCCCTGGCCTTGGGCGGAGTCATCC encodes the following:
- a CDS encoding chemotaxis protein, which translates into the protein MSKSAIDTGILLETGTNELEILEFYIVEVLDNGEEVKNYFGINVAKVMQVIETPNLEPPESAPHPSFMGTIPLRDLILPVLDLSVWLELNMPKTERDIVIVTEFSKTVTGFLVSGVTEIHRVGWGEVIPPTSVISQSTDAIVGLVDKGERFIQLLDLETILTQIDPQPESNDVPMTDREYKILVADDSATIRMMVEKSLADAGFKPIITNNGNEAYQKIFALKAQAEAEGKDITEYVDLVVSDIEMPLMDGFSLTKNIKEDPVLQKLPVILYSSIITKELKHKGDSVGADLQITKPDLHTIPEEAMKLIHGRI
- a CDS encoding DNA-3-methyladenine glycosylase I: MADAPRSYCEYVAGLERDNLHRIYHDTAYGFPLDDDNALFERLILEINQAGLSWDLMLRKQENFRAAYDGFDIAAVAAYGEAERERLLNDAGIVRNRLKVGAAIHNANVILGLQREHCSFKAWLDQCHPLSKADWTKLFKKTFKFTGGEIVGEFLMSCGYLPGAHVEDCPVHAEILELEPPWTRK
- a CDS encoding HU family DNA-binding protein, yielding MTKAELVAKIAEKNGTSKAQAEASMNAILDIITDELAAGNKLTLTGFGTFSVSERKARTGRNPRTGAEIKIPATKVAQFKPGKVLKEAVK
- a CDS encoding Hpt domain-containing protein, producing the protein MTQRDDVLEIYLEETLERLDSIESGLLTLEQRRECDTRLVNSIFRDAHSVKAGANLLELFTIEKLSHDLENVLERIRQCTLEPSEMVVTASLEAVDKLRELVENVEQSESISIRLHTAMLDMAVKRTLEEAGG
- a CDS encoding ABC transporter ATP-binding protein, giving the protein MLTAENLAKSYDGEAVLRDVSFSLDREETLAVVGPSGCGKTTLLYILSGLAAPDQGRALLHGSPITRPTPDISIILQDYGLLPWRTVLDNVALGLKVQGVPKRERLERAREQLAELGIAGRDQAYPANLSGGEQQRVAIARAFVTRPRLMLLDEPFSSLDALTRERLQHSMLDVWQRNKVPYVLVTHSLEEAVMLGKRIMVMSGRPASPVAVFDNPGFGDGDILNTESCFALLKELRRTVEDLW
- a CDS encoding ABC transporter substrate-binding protein produces the protein MKKIVCAVALVLVMSLPALASGEKIRFGILPVVDTLPLQVAVRDGLFKDQGLDVELVRFSSALERDTAMQAGQLDGYFGDIIATYLLISKNVPMHIALTSWRTTPGYPMFGIAQSPAAAERGLADMKGAKLGLSKSTIMDYLADRICKRLGVAPDYFSQVEIKKVPIRLQMLMTNQIDAALLPEPLLSLSRLKGGSILATAENLGMPLTVLCLHRKYFKDGADAYIGFVAAYKEAVRRIANSPEKYRPLMAETCRIPKPLVAEFPIYPYPQPSLPTPEELEDVQQWMMEKGLLKEAVPEELVLSPLIP
- a CDS encoding ArsR/SmtB family transcription factor codes for the protein MANLACSDTAKHTENVSMVRSGMLSEREFLFMAELFKALGDYTRVRILYALSIHELCVCALAEVLDMSQSAISHQLRLLRAAKLVRYRKEGKNVFYALDDDHVRNLVTQGLEHIHEEG
- a CDS encoding NAD-glutamate dehydrogenase domain-containing protein, yielding MHETDMPNPSEIQKKVANRLEKSAEELIPWFLSEMPEYYFRTHGEEEQVQHIMALVSGMVRTEKQSMVLHSPCGTMVTHITPGGDMRALAGVLAKYRDKDIQIARIYSSRDDSIRLDTLIFGPKARCSAGADLDRALAMARGGAVEVGASEVEAFERFLSQATEDYIEKFDPDRAVRHFRACNCVEHRERVFVELEKDVHPGFDRVSVAMSNPPRKGLLLRVVNVFAREDIPVDRAYSDEFEPDGKPSMVVMSFYLDRSRIDLEADSEQWRRLERQLRLTKWFAFHGLEALAEEEGWELGQVMLMQAAGEFAHQFLIRENMHAYTSSRITYALLKHRDIAELLMKYFNARLNPDFRGDRERARVEARRAVREALRQVDSAVNRRILTYIYRFIRFTLRTNYYLPDKLGLSFRLDPLILAPMPRSQRPFGIYCFHGPYSFAFQVRYRDTARGGVRVVRTWSQDHFEVESNRLFDEVTKLASAQQFKNKDIPEGGSKAVILLGPEADVDLAVKSMIDSFLDLLVVPEGAEGYVQPGIVDYLNREELIYLGPDENITPSHIEWIAERALMRGYKRPSAFMSSKPGAGIAHKEYGVTSEGVIVFAEELLRTLGIDPRSEPFTVKLTGGPAGDVASNVMKILIREYGDNARIVAMSDGHGAVHDPDGMDHGELLRLIRGGLRTHNFDKALLRGEGAIAVSTEDPDGVRVRNELHNTVVADLFIPSGGRPDTINMSNWKKFLQKGGEPSARGVVEGANIFISADARAELEKAGVLVIPGPSANKTGVICSSYEILAGLILSEAEFLEIKGDYVTQLLAILRSRARSEAKVLMHEYKLAGGIRTITELSYELSESINALGDRVAAVLEESVDKVEDDPRLCDVLLAYCPDVLVERYRERIIADLPRRHQLALIAASVAARMHYHEGMGWANRLLTIRDVPSVIFNYLEEEKEMAAILAEIRGSELENKENLLEILYFAGRKYLTLHRLGLT
- a CDS encoding SO_0444 family Cu/Zn efflux transporter; translated protein: MVDVLLNVILATWEVLVEAGPYVLFGFFVAGLLKAYVPDTFMARHLGRNTLWSVVKAAVIGVPLPLCSCGVLPTALGLRRQGASKGATTAFMIATPETGVDSMAVTYALIDPIMTVVRPVAASITAIVAGVLVNAFPEREPEPLPMDGLTMSGGLGHMHEHEHEGCGCSGGHCGADGKPTVYGKFLSGMDYAFGEMISDIGRWLLVGALIAGLISAFLPPDLLDGYVGTGFHSYLIMLVVALPLYVCATASTPIAASLLLKGLSPGAALVFLLAGPATNGATITVMLKALGKRAASLYVLSIVLCSLALAYVVDALYAALGLDITAVVSGVNETLPHWVGVGSAVLLLLLVARSFLHSEGGG
- the tpx gene encoding thiol peroxidase, with protein sequence MTERTGAATFQGNPLTLVGPEIKVGDAAPDFALAANDLSPATLADYAGKVLVIAAVPSLDTPVCDMETRRFNTEAAALGNAVKILTVSMDLPFAQARWCGAAGVEAVQTLSDHKDASFGEGWGTLIKELRLLTRAVFVVGKDGKVAYVQYLSEITEEPDYDAALEAVRSLI